Proteins encoded in a region of the Perca fluviatilis chromosome 8, GENO_Pfluv_1.0, whole genome shotgun sequence genome:
- the tshz3a gene encoding teashirt homolog 3 codes for MPRRKQDAPKRAAAYSPEELTEHTMEDEEAEADDLPSAPQDDPPMKDEFVEQSLGPAKEQACDQESAGAAELSGQEMDSESHMSETSDRLSDFESPSRKAEGNLVTAPLNGGTKTPPIGMDTLEQMKVIYSSFLTGPLWSPLNFNSTPPQAQASASTEKPARSNSTSSSSSCSSGSYDWHQSAVAKTLQQHPPQSRHPAHSEPSLFSTVQLHRQNPKLFGSIFTGASKFRCKGCSAAYDTLVELTVHMNDTGHYRDDNQDRAGSGAKRWSKPRKRSLMEMEGKEDAQKVLKCMYCGHSFESLQDLSVHMIKTKHYQKVPLKEPMAPVAAKIMSSKKRGLVGLDLITSPRSREGTPKAKHPQADLSEHSQKPSSSPYTTPNNRYGHQNGASYTWQFESNKFQILKCMECGSSHNTLQELRTHMMVTGHFLRVTSSVGKRIKTLPEATSPNPRRVSTPTEQRVQSVPLAPSTFSPPPLQTTTTSPATSPPLKEIKKEEVEEECTKQEAVGNEKQVSASVGKEEDAEKEEKYDISKYSYLTEEDLKESPKGGFDILKSLENTVTSAINKAQSGNPSWGGYPSIHAAYQFPSALKLQQGSMEKNSPLKFLFNGGDGALSSLSKNLPLISPPLSQSSPFPSNNFQAMEDLVKKVTEKVAKVEQRVKQLSPKMENHLSPCSSEAGESLKGGEADSPREWRAVTPANSDRGSHSDRASPATEPKRETAVKSQLASTLRCSSAIITGHTPPEQPFVNPLSALQSVMNIHLGKAAKPSLPNQDPLSLLSRLSQSMAERAAVAAPPSQTKKPESVVDNSFCQPSDDQPMDLTKGKSDRGGSLGSAPLTPSSTASSISPSSLITPAKLTVVSPYTSSSPLHENALSDISDMLRNLTQSHHVPKAPSRSRVTDKAEIVGSTHDDDDVSLHGHKRKGRHSNWNPQHLLLLQAHFASSLRQTSEGKYIINDLSPQERMHVSRFTGLSMTTISHWLANVKYQLRRTGRTKFLKNLDSGQPIFFCSDCASQVRAPAAYVCHLEAHLGFRIRDLAKLSPKQTVRDSHTLTEKLVPLESLLSPQSQDECSGNGAVYRCQLCVRKFATKHAIKLHLSKSHGKSPEDHLLYVSEVEKH; via the coding sequence CCTATTCTCCCGAGGAGCTGACAGAGCACACTATGGAGGATGAGGAGGCGGAGGCAGACGACCTGCCCTCAGCCCCTCAGGATGACCCCCCCATGAAAGATGAGTTTGTGGAGCAAAGTCTCGGTCCGGCCAAGGAGCAGGCATGTGACCAGGAATCAGCTGGTGCCGCGGAGCTCTCAGGACAAGAGATGGACAGTGAGTCACATATGAGCGAGACAAGTGACCGTCTCTCAGATTTCGAGAGCCCCTCCAGAAAAGCCGAGGGCAACTTGGTCACAGCACCTCTGAATGGTGGCACTAAAACCCCTCCCATAGGCATGGACACCTTAGAACAAATGAAGGTTATCTACTCCAGCTTCCTGACCGGCCCCTTGTGGTCACCCCTTAACTTTAATTCCACACCGCCACAGGCGCAGGCGTCGGCTTCTACGGAGAAGCCAGCTCGCAGCAACAGCaccagtagcagtagtagctgCAGCAGCGGTAGCTATGACTGGCACCAGTCTGCAGTGGCAAAGACACTACAACAGCATCCTCCCCAGAGCCGTCACCCTGCTCACTCTGAGCCCAGCCTCTTTAGTACAGTCCAGCTCCACAGGCAAAACCCAAAGCTGTTTGGCTCAATCTTCACTGGGGCCAGTAAATTCCGCTGTAAGGGCTGTAGTGCTGCTTATGACACCCTGGTGGAGCTGACAGTTCACATGAATGATACAGGCCACTACCGCGATGACAACCAGGACAGGGCAGGCAGCGGCGCAAAGCGCTGGTCTAAACCACGTAAGCGATCCCTGATGGAGATGGAAGGGAAGGAGGATGCCCAGAAAGTTTTGAAGTGCATGTATTGTGGCCACTCCTTTGAATCGCTCCAGGACCTCAGTGTCCACATGATCAAGACCAAACACTACCAGAAAGTGCCTCTGAAGGAGCCCATGGCCCCTGTGGCAGCCAAAATCATGTCTTCTAAGAAAAGGGGACTCGTGGGGTTGGACCTCATTACCTCACCACGTTCGAGAGAAGGAACCCCCAAAGCTAAGCACCCACAGGCAGACCTGAGTGAACACTCACAGAAGCCCTCCTCCAGCCCCTACACTACCCCTAATAACCGCTACGGCCACCAGAACGGTGCTAGCTATACTTGGCAGTTTGAATCCAACAAATTTCAGATCCTCAAGTGTATGGAGTGTGGGAGTTCCCATAATACACTGCAAGAGCTGAGAACCCACATGATGGTGACAGGACACTTCCTGAGGGTGACCAGCTCTGTGGGGAAAAGAATCAAAACACTTCCTGAGGCCACCTCCCCCAACCCTAGGAGGGTTAGCACACCTACTGAACAGAGGGTCCAGTCTGTCCCACTCGCACCCTCCACCTTCTCTCCTCCACCTCTTCAAACTACGACAACTTCCCCGGCTACCTCCCCTCCTCTTAAAGAAATCAAAAAGGAGGAGGTAGAGGAGGAGTGCACTAAGCAAGAGGCTGTTGGGAACGAGAAGCAAGTTTCTGCTTCAGTTGGGAAGGAGGAGGATGCTGAGAAGGAGGAAAAATATGACATCTCAAAGTATAGCTACCTTACTGAAGAGGACCTGAAGGAGAGTCCTAAAGGGGGCTTTGATATTCTCAAATCACTGGAAAACACTGTGACGTCAGCCATCAACAAGGCACAGAGTGGGAATCCAAGCTGGGGTGGCTATCCTAGCATCCATGCAGCCTACCAGTTCCCCAGTGCCCTCAAGCTCCAACAGGGCAGCATGGAAAAGAATTCCCCACTGAAGTTCTTGTTCAACGGAGGGGATGGAGCATTGTCCTCCCTTTCCAAGAACCTGCCCCTCATTTCCCCACCTCTTAGTCAGTCCTCCCCCTTCCCCAGCAACAACTTCCAGGCAATGGAGGATTTAGTGAAAAAAGTGACTGAGAAAGTAGCAAAAGTAGAACAAAGGGTGAAGCAGTTGTCTCCTAAGATGGAGAACCACCTCTCTCCCTGTAGCAGTGAGGCTGGAGAATCTCTTAAGGGAGGAGAGGCTGACTCACCTCGGGAATGGAGGGCAGTCACCCCAGCCAATAGCGACCGGGGAAGCCATAGCGACAGAGCATCCCCGGCAACAGAACccaagagagagacagcagtcaAATCCCAGCTCGCCTCTACGTTGAGATGCAGTTCTGCCATTATCACTGGCCATACTCCTCCAGAGCAGCCCTTTGTCAACCCTCTAAGTGCTCTTCAGTCAGTAATGAACATTCATTTGGGGAAAGCAGCCAAGCCCTCCTTGCCAAACCAAGATCCCCTGAGCCTGCTCTCCAGACTTAGCCAGAGCATGGCTGAGAGGGCTGCTGTGGCCGCTCCTCCCTCACAGACCAAAAAGCCGGAAAGTGTAGTTGATAATAGCTTTTGCCAGCCCAGTGATGACCAGCCTATGGACCTCACAAAAGGGAAAAGCGATAGAGGAGGTTCTTTAGGCTCAGCTCCCCTAACCCCTTCATCCACAGCCTCCTCtatctccccctcctcccttaTCACTCCTGCAAAGCTAACAGTGGTCTCTCCCTACACATCCAGCAGCCCTCTGCATGAAAACGCATTGTCAGACATCTCAGACATGCTGAGGAACCTGACACAGTCCCACCATGTCCCAAAGGCTCCCTCGCGGTCCCGGGTCACAGACAAAGCCGAGATCGTGGGCTCTACTCACGACGACGACGACGTGTCCCTGCACGGCCACAAACGCAAAGGCCGTCACTCCAACTGGAACCCCCagcacctcctcctcctgcaggcCCACTTTGCCTCGAGCCTGAGGCAGACATCAGAGGGGAAGTACATCATCAACGACCTCAGCCCACAGGAGAGAATGCATGTGTCTCGTTTCACAGGCCTCTCCATGACCACCATCAGCCACTGGCTGGCTAACGTCAAGTACCAGCTAAGGAGAACTGGCAGAACCAAGTTCCTCAAGAACCTGGACTCCGGTCAACCTATATTCTTCTGTAGTGACTGTGCCTCACAGGTCCGCGCCCCAGCAGCGTATGTATGCCACCTGGAAGCCCACCTTGGGTTCAGAATCAGGGACCTGGCCAAGCTGTCCCCCAAACAGACTGTCAGGGACTCCCACACTCTCACAGAGAAACTAGTGCCCCTGGAGTCCTTGCTATCTCCACAATCACAAGATGAGTGCAGTGGAAATGGGGCAGTGTACCGCTGCCAGCTCTGCGTCCGTAAATTTGCCACTAAGCACGCCATCAAACTTCACCTCAGCAAGAGCCATGGGAAGTCTCCAGAGGACCATCTGCTATATGTGAGCGAAGTAGAGAAACACTAA